The Accipiter gentilis chromosome 7, bAccGen1.1, whole genome shotgun sequence genome includes a region encoding these proteins:
- the GSC2 gene encoding homeobox protein goosecoid-2, whose amino-acid sequence MSSEPASDADTGRRGIKKPCSFSIEDILSSPAEKSSQVLVPLCLRSILDCAPKGLCELDTIPASSLQEEEEEEEEEELEGAGCNCCCCSHTSVRSLQDSPSWLDARFPWPMRLFHSAVRVCRSPQGNPSELQTFHQIQRRTRRHRTIFTEDQLQALETLFHQNQYPDVITREHLANRIHLKEERVEVWFKNRRAKWRHQKRASASALILQGTKKPSEESC is encoded by the exons ATGTCTTCGGAGCCAGCGTCAGATGCCGACACCGGCAGGAGAGGCATCAAGAAGCCGTGTTCGTTCAGCATTGAGGACATCCTCTCCAGTCCAGCAGAGAAAAGCTCCCAGGTCCTGGTCCCGCTGTGCCTCCGGAGCATCTTGGACTGTGCACCCAAGGGCTTGTGTGAGCTGGACACcatcccagccagctccctgcaggaggaagaggaggaggaggaggaggaagagctggaagGGGCAGGctgcaactgctgctgctgttctcacaCAAGCGTCCGTTCCCTGCAGGACTCGCCAAGTTGGCTGG ATGCCCGGTTCCCCTGGCCCATGCGGCTTTTCCACTCGGCAGTCCGGGTCTGTAGGAGTCCCCAGGGGAACCCCAGTGAGCTGCAGACTTTCCACCAGATCCAGCGGCGGACGCGCCGGCATCGCACCATATTCACCGAGGACCAGCTGCAAGCCCTGGAGACGCTTTTCCATCAGAACCAGTACCCAGACGTCATCACCCGTGAGCACCTGGCAAACCGTATTCACTTGAAGGAGGAGAGGGTAGAG GTTTGGTTTAAAAATCGGCGGGCCAAGTGGCGGCATCAGAAGAGGGCATCTGCTTCAGCGCTGATCCTTCAAGGCACCAAGAAGCCCTCTGAGGAGAGCTGTTAG